A genomic region of Trifolium pratense cultivar HEN17-A07 linkage group LG3, ARS_RC_1.1, whole genome shotgun sequence contains the following coding sequences:
- the LOC123914217 gene encoding adenosylhomocysteinase-like: protein MSLTVEKTTAGREYKVKDLSQADFGRLEIELAEIEMPGLISCRTEFGPSQPFKGARITGSLHMTIQTAVLIETLTALGAEVRWCSCNIFSTQDHAAAAIARDSAAVFAWKGETLQEYWWCTERALDWGPGGGPDLIVDDGGDATLLIHEGVKAEELYEKTGEVPDPSSTDNVEFQLVLTIIRDGLKTDPQRYRKMKERLVGVSEETTTGVKRLYQMQANGTLLFPAINVNDSVTKSKFDNLYGCRHSLPDGLMRATDVMIAGKVGVVCGYGDVGKGCAVALKQAGARVIVTEIDPICALQALMEGFQVLTLEDVVSYADIFVTTTGNKDIIMVDDMKKMKNNAIVCNIGHFDNEIDMSGLENYPGVKRITIKPQTDRWLFPETNTGIIVLAEGRLMNLGCATGHPSFVMSCSFTNQVIAQLELWNERKSGKYEKKVYVLPKHLDEKVAALHLGKLGAKLTKLSQSQADYISVPVEGPYKPAHYRY, encoded by the exons ATGTCTCTCACCGTAGAGAAAACCACCGCTGGCCGTGAATACAAGGTCAAGGACCTTTCACAAGCCGATTTTGGCCGTCTCGAAATCGAGTTGGCCGAAATCGAGATGCCTGGACTCATTTCCTGCCGTACCGAGTTCGGTCCATCACAACCCTTCAAAGGTGCTAGAATCACCGGATCTCTTCACATGACGATCCAAACCGCTGTTCTAATCGAAACCCTAACTGCTCTCGGTGCTGAAGTCCGTTGGTGTTCTTGCAACATTTTCTCAACTCAAGATCATGCTGCCGCCGCCATAGCACGTGACAGCGCCGCCGTTTTCGCCTGGAAAGGTGAGACTCTTCAGGAGTATTGGTGGTGTACTGAACGTGCTTTGGATTGGGGTCCAGGTGGTGGTCCTGATCTGATTGTTGATGATGGTGGTGATGCTACTTTGCTTATTCATGAAGGTGTTAAAGCTGAAGAGCTTTATGAGAAAACTGGTGAGGTTCCTGATCCTAGTTCTACTGATAATGTTGAGTTTCAGCTTGTGCTTACTATCATTAGAGATGGATTGAAGACTGATCCTCAAAGGTATCGTAAGATGAAGGAGAGACTTGTTGGTGTTTCTGAAGAAACTACTACTGGTGTTAAGAGGCTTTATCAGATGCAAGCTAATGGAACTCTTTTGTTCCCTGCTATCAATGTCAATGACTCTGTTACCAAGAGCAAG TTTGACAACTTGTATGGATGCCGTCACTCACTTCCAGATGGTTTGATGAGGGCTACTGATGTTATGATTGCTGGGAAAGTTGGTGTTGTCTGTGGATACGGAGATGTTggaaagggttgtgctgttgcCTTGAAGCAAGCTGGAGCTCGTGTGATCGTGACTGAAATTGATCCAATCTGTGCTCTTCAGGCTCTCATGGAAGGTTTCCAGGTTCTTACTTTGGAGGATGTTGTCTCTTATGCTGACATCTTTGTTACCACCACCGGTAACAAGGATATCATCATGGTTGATgacatgaagaaaatgaagaacaatGCCATTGTTTGTAACATTGGTCACTTTGACAATGAAATTGACATGTCTGGACTTGAGAACTACCCTGGTGTGAAGCGTATCACCATCAAGCCTCAAACTGACAGGTGGCTATTCCCCGAGACCAACACTGGCATCATTGTCTTGGCTGAGGGTCGTTTGATGAACTTGGGCTGTGCCACCGGTCACCCTAGTTTTGTCATGTCCTGCTCCTTCACCAACCAGGTCATTGCTCAGCTCGAGTTGTGGAATGAGAGGAAGTCTGGAAAGTATGAGAAGAAGGTTTATGTTTTGCCTAAGCACCTCGATGAGAAGGTTGCTGCACTTCATCTTGGCAAGCTTGGAGCTAAGCTCACCAAGCTTTCCCAATCTCAGGCTGATTACATCAGTGTGCCAGTTGAGGGTCCATACAAGCCTGCTCACTACAGGTATTGA
- the LOC123914216 gene encoding uncharacterized protein LOC123914216, whose amino-acid sequence MSQQHQYNIHKAFLFCNYILLSASSSCIFLTLSLNLFPSICGFFFILLHAFTIAGAVSASASSSLRTITRWYSAHMVVTVLTAIFQGSVSVLIFTRTEDFLAELKSYVREEDGAVILKLCGGLTIVIFLLEWVVLILAFFLKCYSYHEGDGAMRSGKVQNEEELKDWPWPFQV is encoded by the coding sequence ATGAGTCAACAACACCAATACAACATTCACAAAGCATTCCTCTTCTGCAACTATATACTCTTATCAGCATCCTCTAGTTGCATCTTCCTCACTCTCTCCCTTAACCTCTTCCCTTCAATCTGTGGCTTCTTCTTCATTCTCCTCCACGCGTTCACCATCGCCGGAGCTGTTTCCGCTTCTGCATCATCATCTCTAAGAACTATTACAAGATGGTATTCTGCACACATGGTAGTCACTGTTTTAACAGCTATATTTCAAGGTTCAGTTTCTGTGCTGATTTTTACTAGAACTGAAGATTTTCTTGCAGAGTTGAAATCTTATGTGAGAGAAGAAGATGGTGCTGTTATACTGAAACTTTGTGGTGGATTAactattgttatatttttgttggaATGGGTTGTTTTGATACTTGCTTTTTTCTTGAAGTGTTATTCTTACCATGAAGGTGATGGTGCTATGAGGAGTGGTAAGGTTCAGAATGAAGAGGAATTGAAGGATTGGCCATGGCCTTTTCAAGTTTAG
- the LOC123914576 gene encoding agamous-like MADS-box protein AGL29: MGRRKIEIEMVRNSNTRQVTFSKRRTGLFKKANELSILSGAEVAIVVFSPGNKPYSFGHPEVDVVAAKYLQQDPESSDSEGDPSFDASNMNELNLELVEVLTQIREVEKQTEAYDKILKQNDVTTLFDLEELINSYKELQNWVKLRLSDLKISEYLLLLATEPVVGVKAKSTKKNRRKS, from the coding sequence ATGGGTCGTCGTAAAATTGAGATTGAGATGGTGAGAAACTCAAACACAAGACAAGTCACATTCTCAAAGCGTCGAACAGGTCTATTCAAGAAAGCAAATGAATTATCTATTTTGAGTGGAGCAGAAGTAGCTATTGTCGTGTTTTCTCCAGGGAATAAGCCATACTCATTTGGTCACCCAGAAGTTGATGTTGTCGCGGCCAAGTATCTTCAACAAGATCCTGAATCAAGTGACTCCGAAGGAGACCCCTCTTTTGATGCTTCCAATATGAACGAGTTGAATCTAGAACTTGTAGAGGTATTGACCCAAATTCGTGAAGTTGAAAAGCAGACTGAGGCATATGATAAGATCCTAAAGCAAAATGACGTGACAACACTCTTTGACCTTGAAGAAttgataaattcatataaagaaCTTCAAAATTGGGTGAAATTGAGACTTAGTGATCTCAAAATATCAGAATATTTGTTGCTTCTTGCTACAGAGCCAGTTGTTGGGGTTAAAGCAAAATCTACAAAAAAGAATAGAAGaaaaagttga
- the LOC123914577 gene encoding agamous-like MADS-box protein AGL29: MGRRKIEIESVKNPNTRQVTFSKRRSGLFKKANELSILCGAEVAIVMFSPGNKPYSFGHPGVDVVAAKYLQQDPEPSDSEGDLSSDASNMDELNLELDEVLAEIREGEKQTETYDEILKQNEVTTLSGLEELKDLYKEFQDKVKLRLSDLEISECMMLLAKEPVVGVNTKSAKSE; the protein is encoded by the coding sequence ATGGGTCGTCGCAAAATTGAGATTGAGTCGGTGAAAAATCCCAACACAAGGCAGGTCACATTCTCAAAGCGTCGATCGGGTTTATTCAAAAAAGCAAATGAATTGTCTATTTTATGTGGAGCAGAAGTTGCTATAGTCATGTTTTCTCCAGGGAATAAGCCGTACTCTTTTGGTCACCCAGGAGTTGATGTTGTTGCGGCTAAATATCTTCAACAAGATCCTGAACCAAGTGACTCGGAAGGAGACCTTTCTTCTGATGCTTCCAACATGGACGAGTTGAATCTGGAACTTGATGAGGTGTTGGCCGAAATCCGTGAAGGTGAAAAGCAGACTGAGACTTATGATGAGATCCTGAAGCAAAATGAAGTGACAACACTCTCTGGtcttgaagaattgaaagattTGTATAAAGAGTTTCAAGACAAGGTAAAGTTGCGTCTTAGTGATCTTGAGATATCAGAATGTATGATGCTTCTTGCTAAGGAGCCGGTGGTGGGGGTTAACACAAAATCTGCAAAAAGTGAATAA
- the LOC123914215 gene encoding serine hydroxymethyltransferase 4-like: MATTLHYRLVTNPSFLNKINTNTIPFPFQFHSLSFPLSSSSSSSSPLRSISISAMDPVTEWGNTPLVTVDPEIHDLIEKEKRRQCRGIELIASENFTSFAVIQALGSALTNKYSEGMPGNRYYGGNEFIDEIENLCRSRALQAFHLDSSSWGVNVQPYSGSPANFAAYTAVLNPHDRIMGLDLPSGGHLTHGYYTSGGKKISATSIYFESLPYKVNSTTGFIDYDRLEEKALDFRPRLIICGGSAYPRDWDYKRFRDVADKCGALLLCDMAHYSGLVAAQEVNNPFEFCDIVTTTTHKSLRGPRAGMIFYRKGPKPPKKGQAENAVYDFEDKINFAVFPSLQGGPHNHQIGALAVALKQAMSPGFKAYAKQVKANAVAIGNYLMSKGYSLVTGGTENHLVLWDLRPLGLTGNKVEKLCDLCNITVNKNAVFGDSSALAPGGVRVGAPAMTSRGLVEKDFEQIGEFLHRAVTLTLEIQKEHGKLLKDFNKGLVDNKAIAQLRADVEKFSSSFGMPGFLVSEMKYKD, encoded by the exons ATGGCCACAACACTCCATTATCGTTTGGTTACAAACCCTTCctttttaaacaaaatcaacACCAACACAATTCCATTTCCATTCCAATTCCACTCTCTCTCTTTCcctctctcttcttcttcttcttcctcttccccCCTCAGATCCATTTCCATTTCCGCCATGGATCCTGTAACCGAATGGGGAAACACACCTCTCGTAACCGTCGATCCCGAAATCCACGACCTAATCGAAAAAGAAAAACGTCGTCAATGCCGTGGAATCGAACTAATCGCATCGGAAAATTTCACTTCCTTCGCCGTCATTCAAGCTCTCGGAAGTGCATTAACGAACAAATACTCCGAAGGTATGCCGGGAAACCGTTACTACGGCGGTAACGAATTCATCGATGAAATTGAAAATCTCTGTCGATCACGTGCACTTCAAGCTTTCCATTTAGATTCATCTTCTTGGGGAGTTAATGTTCAACCTTACTCTGGTTCACCTGCTAATTTTGCTGCTTATACTGCTGTTTTGAATCCTCATGATCGGATTATGGGATTGGATCTTCCTTCTGGTGGTCATTTGACGCATGGTTATTATACTTCTGGTGGGAAGAAGATATCGGCGACTTCGATTTACTTTGAGAGTTTGCCTTATAAGGTGAATTCGACTACTGGTTTTATTGATTATGATAGGTTGGAAGAGAAGGCGTTGGATTTTAGACCTAGGTTGATTATTTGTGGTGGTAGTGCTTATCCTAGAGATTGGGATTATAAACGATTTAGAGATGTTGCTGATAAATGTGGTGCTCTTTTGCTTTGTGATATGGCTCATTATAGTGGCCTTGTTGCTGCTCAG GAAGTCAATAATCCATTTGAGTTCTGTGACATAGTGACAACAACAACTCACAAGAGCTTGAGGGGCCCTAGGGCGGGTATGATTTTCTACAGGAAGGGACCTAAACCACCCAAGAAGGGCCAGGCTGAGAACGCAGTTTATGATTTTGAGGACAAGATCAACTTTGCAGTCTTCCCCTCCCTTCAAGGAGGTCCTCACAATCACCAGATTGGTGCCCTTGCTGTTGCCTTGAAACAGGCCATGTCACCTGGGTTCAAGGCATATGCCAAGCAAGTTAAGGCCAATGCAGTTGCCATTGGAAATTACTTGATGAGCAAGGGATACAGTCTTGTCACTGGTGGAACTGAGAACCATCTTGTATTGTGGGATCTCCGACCTCTTGGATTGACTG GAAACAAGGTGGAGAAACTTTGTGACCTCTGTAACATCACAGTGAACAAAAATGCTGTTTTTGGCGATAGCAGTGCCTTGGCCCCTGGAGGAGTACGAGTTG GTGCTCCGGCCATGACTTCTAGAGGCTTGgttgaaaaggactttgaacaGATTGGAGAGTTCCTTCACCGTGCTGTGACTCTCACACTAGAGATCCAGAAGGAGCATGGAAAACTTCTGAAGGATTTCAACAAGGGCTTGGTGGACAACAAGGCTATTGCACAACTCAGAGCTGATGTTGAGAAGTTCTCTTCCTCATTTGGTATGCCTGGTTTCCTGGTATCTGAGATGAAGTACAAGGATTAA